A DNA window from Pseudorasbora parva isolate DD20220531a chromosome 19, ASM2467924v1, whole genome shotgun sequence contains the following coding sequences:
- the cap1 gene encoding adenylyl cyclase-associated protein 1 gives MAELAGLVQRLEVAVGRLEAMSSSGGGGSPAAGSGPVSAYVEAYDSLISGPVAQYAAISQKIGGDVQKHAEMMKQAFSCQRQLLVTASRSQKPADSALAPLLAPVSKVIQEVQAFREKNRSSPHFNHLSAVSESVPALGWVAMAPKPGPYVKDMQDAAMFYTNRVLKDYKEKDKTHVDWVNAYVSIWAELQTYIKQHHTTGLSWSKTGPVASASGGGGPCGGAPPPPGPPPPPMDFDKSSGGESGGAINRNALFASLNKGADITKGLKHVSDDQKTHKNPALKANTGPVPAGPKPVAARPTAAASPARTLPPVLELDGKKWKVENQEGAQGLVIKDTELKQVVYAFKCNNSTLKVQGKINSITVDNCKKMGLVFDDVVGIVEMINCRDVKIQVMGKVPTISINKTDGCHVYLSKDSLACEIISAKSSEMNVLVPNKDGEYTEIPVPEQFKTVWDGSKLVTTATEIAG, from the exons ATGGCAGAGCTGGCGGGTCTAGTTCAGCGTTTGGAGGTGGCTGTGGGCCGTCTGGAGGCCATGTCCAGTTCTGGGGGTGGAGGCAGCCCTGCTGCTGGATCTGGAC cGGTGTCGGCGTATGTTGAAGCTTATGACAGTCTGATCTCTGGCCCTGTGGCTCAGTACGCTGCCATCAGTCAGAAGATAGGAGGAGACGTTCAGAAGCAT GCTGAGATGATGAAGCAGGCCTTTTCCTGTCAAAGACAGCTTCTGGTCACTGCCTCCCGCTCTCAGAAACCTGCTGAC TCCGCCCTGGCCCCTCTGCTGGCCCCCGTGTCTAAAGTGATCCAGGAGGTGCAGGCGTTCAGAGAGAAGAACCGTTCCTCTCCTCACTTCAACCATCTCTCCGCGGTCAGCGAGAGCGTTCCCGCCCTCGGCTGGGTGGCCATG GCTCCAAAGCCAGGCCCCTATGTGAAGGACATGCAGGATGCAGCCATGTTTTACACAAACCGGGTGCTCAAGGATTACAAGGAGAa AGATAAGACACACGTGGACTGGGTCAATGCCTATGTGTCCATTTGGGCCGAGCTGCAGACCTACATCAAGCAGCACCACACCACTGGACTGAGCTGGAGCAAGACT ggtcccgttgCTTCGGCCTCTGGAGGCGGCGGCCCCTGCGGAGGAGCTCCGCCTCCCCCAGGCCCCCCTCCACCCCCCATGGACTTCGACAAGTCTTCAGGTGGAGAATCGGGTGGAGCAATCAATCGCAATGCTCTCTTCGCCTCCCTTAACAAGGGAGCTGATATTACTAAAG GATTGAAGCATGTGTCTGATGACCAGAAGACCCACAAGAATCCTGCACTCAAAGCCAATACAGGTCCTGTGCCTGCCGGGCCCAAACCTGTGGCTGCTCGGCCCACCGCGGCTGCCAGCCCGGCCCGCACTCTTCCTCCAGTGCTGGAGCTGGACGGCAAGAAATGGAAAGTG GAAAATCAGGAAGGAGCCCAGGGCCTTGTGATCAAAGACACAGAGCTGAAACAGGTGGTTTATGCCTTTAAGTGCAACAACAGCACTTTAAAAGTGCAGGGGAAGATCAACTCCATCACTGTAG ATAACTGTAAGAAAATGGGTCTGGTCTTTGATGATGTTGTGGGTATTGTTGAGATGATCAACTGCAGGGATGTTAAGATCCAG GTCATGGGTAAAGTGCCAACCATCTCCATCAATAAGACCGATGGCTGTCATGTGTACCTGAGCAAAGACTCTCTGGCATGTGAAATCATCAGCGCTAAGAGCTCAGAGATGAACGTGCTGGTGCCCAACAAAGATGGAGAATAT ACTGAGATCCCAGTCCCTGAACAGTTCAAAACCGTATGGGATGGCAGCAAGCTGGTCACCACAGCAACTGAGATTGCCGGATAA